TGAGTCCCATGACCTCAAGGACATAGTAGTGCCACCACCGCCACCTCTACTGCTCTTGCTCTCATTCTCCAGGCCTCGGGCCTGCTGTTCCTCCTCGATGAGGTCGGCCACCAGGTTCAGCTGGCAGGCCCTGAGCGCCCTCACCAGGTGGGACACTGCTGCGTCCTCCCTCCTGGAGCTCTTCCAGACTCTCAGCGACTCCCTCACCTGCTCAGTCAGGTTGCGGGGGTACTTCTCCTCGATGGCATCAATCTTAGCATCGGTCACTTTAAGGTAACGAGCCAGTCTCCTCCAGTCCTTCCCCACGTTATCACATATGATGTCAAATGCTGCACGCAGATCTGCGGAAAGAAAAGGATTTACCAGAAGCTTGAGGAGCTCTTCAGAGACAAGTAATCCCACATTCCCAGTGGGCTTCTCAGGGCTGACCTAAATGCTGGGTATATAGGAGGTCCACTTGCAGAGGCTGGAGTCACCCAGCAGTAGAGACGTCAGGAGGTCATAGAAAGCCCAAGGATGGCCTCCCGTCCTGCCCTAAGCCCACTCTCAAAACACTACCCAAAAGGTGTGGCCTGCTGAAGACGTGactgggctggggtgggtggtAGTGCAGGTAACCACTTAgatgggggaaactgagggaGGGCCTGTGAGATGtctaaaggaaggaaatggaattgctcccccatcccaccctgtAGTGGGTTAAATGGTGGCCTCTAAGAAGTTATGTCCACCTCATATCCCTGGAACTATGCACATTAATTTATCtggaaaagggtctttgcagatgtgacgAAGTGGAGGATCTgggatgagatcatcctggactGTCCAGGTGGGCCCTAAACACAGTGACCAGCAACCTTATAGGACACACAGAAGAGGCCACATGACCACAGAGCCAGAAACTGGAAGGATGTGGCAAAATGCCTGGAGCCCCCAGAatctggaggtgggggaaggatgCTGTCCTAGAGCCTCCAAACAAAGCCTGGCTCTGCTGACAGTTTGACTTCTGGCTTCTGGCTCCAGGATTGGGAAAGAGTCAAGTCCATGTTGCTCCaaggccccatgttgggggtcCTCTGTATGGCAGCCCCAGGGTGCTAAAATAACCCAATTCTTATTTTGGAAGCTGCCTAGACTGACCATCAGTCTTTGGTCCGGGGCTAGGATGTCCTCACTTCCTGAAAAGCCACCCCTGAGATCAGCAGGTGGGGCACTACAGACCCTAACAGGCTATGTCTAGAATGGTGGGCGAGCAGAGGACAAAATGCTGCTTAGAGGCCCCAGCAGATGTGCATCTTCAGTTACAAACCCCCACGACACCGTCAGCCAGTGTGACAACTCTGCGTTCCAGCCCCTGGAGGTAGGCAGGTGGGCACTTGTCTTACTGTGATCATTGGTGCAGAGGGGCGAAGCCGAGGCACAGAGAAGCCAAGTGATTTTCCTGATGTCATACAGCTAGACAATGGCACAGCCAGGGAGTGAAACCGTTGACTGTCTCATGCGGGTCCACTCTTAACCATGATGCTATCCTGTCTTCGTGTGAGAGTCATACAGGACGGGCCCTCATCACCCCACCCACACCTGCTCACCTCTGGTGTACTCTCCTGCATCATACAGGATCTACACACATGTAAATCTAAAACGTTATTATCTGTGTTTTGTGGACTACCTTTTAAACGTATTACGTCCACAATCTCCCCTCCGTTGAGTGTCCTTTAAGATGTAACTCTTATAAGTCCTGTTTTGTTTGCACAGCCGAGTGTTTATGTACATATatgggtgcgtgtgtgtgtcagACAAGAAATCTGAATTTGCCCCAATCTGCACCAGGAAGCACAAGTCTTTACGGAGTAACACCTGTGCTGCGACAGGTCTGTCCTGTTTGATTTGGTGATGGAAGGACTGACTGATGCCAGGGCAGAGCTTCGGGACTACATGGGGTTTCCCCAAAGCgctccccctccccgtcccccttCCCGGGCTCTGAGAACACAGGCCCCGCTGAGAAGCCCTGCTCTACTCAGGTCTCATTTACCCCTCGAAGCCTCTGCAAACCCTAGAGAAGGGTGGAGAGCACGGGGTAGGAAGCCACACAGCTCGGACTCGGTCAGAGGGGAGGGGGACTGCAGAACCTACGACGGGGCTAGTGAAAACCAGAACGCGGCGGCGGAGCTGGTTTCAGTACTGCTCGGGGTCAAGGGCGCCAGCGGGTATTCCCAGAGGCAGAAAGCCCAGGGAAGCGGCGGGGCAGGCCCACCCAGCTCCGCCCAGAGGGGAGCCACGCCCTGTCCTGTGGAGTAGCTTCCACCGCAGCCGGAAGAAGCGGAGTCACCGAGAAAACACTgaactgggtgtgtgtgtgcgcgcgtgtgtgttcATGTTTTCCAACCCAAAGTAAGTTAACTTTTAGGAGTTTTGGCTCTCCCGTCTGCAAAGGGGGCAGCTCACCCGCCTCCCAGGAGCGTCTAGGAGAAAACCTGCTCCAATCAGACCCGGGAAAGGTTAGCGCGCTGCTGGCGGGTCACAACGACAGCTGGGCCAAGGGGCCGTG
The Canis lupus familiaris isolate Mischka breed German Shepherd chromosome 18, alternate assembly UU_Cfam_GSD_1.0, whole genome shotgun sequence genome window above contains:
- the FADD gene encoding FAS-associated death domain protein isoform X1; amino-acid sequence: MDPFLVLLHSVSTGLSSDELTELKFLCQGRVGKRKLERVHSGLDLFNVLLEQNELDAERTGLLRELLASLRRQDLLRLLDDFEAGAAGGAPPEERDLRAAFDIICDNVGKDWRRLARYLKVTDAKIDAIEEKYPRNLTEQVRESLRVWKSSRREDAAVSHLVRALRACQLNLVADLIEEEQQARGLENESKSSRGGGGGTTMSLRSWDSDRPALGTPW